The Candidatus Edwardsbacteria bacterium genome contains the following window.
CTTATACTCGACCCGGTCAGGGTGTTTGCGCTTGTTCTTGGTGTTGTTGTAATTCCGGCGTTTGCAGTCCACGCAAGCCAAAGTGATTATCTCTCGCATTTCATTTATCCGATTCTTTAATTTCCGATTAACTAATT
Protein-coding sequences here:
- the rpmG gene encoding 50S ribosomal protein L33 yields the protein MREIITLACVDCKRRNYNNTKNKRKHPDRVEYKKYCRFCRKHTAHKETR